The sequence GCGATTTTCCAAAGCGCTTTGCAATTAGAGGTGTCAGCTTTGAAGGCTTTCATATACTCGTCCAATGCTTGCTGGATTTCAAAAGCGCCAGCGAATGCATCTCCCTTTTTTATGTAGAAATCCGGACTTTGTGCAAGTATGTTACTGTAGAAAAGAATGTTGAGCAGGATCGTAAATTGAATTGAGAAACATTTTAGGAGCATCAGGAAAGCTTGCGCATAAAAATTTTAGGTGTCGATTTCAAGTACGGTTTGTAAGCTTTCTTTAATCTGATGAATGTAGTTTGCTGGCAGGACACTTATTCTTTTCTGAATCCTTTTTTTAGAGATGGTTTTAATTTGCAATGAGAGAACTACACAGTTTAAATCCAAATCAGTCTCGCCTTTAGGAACAAACGTTGCCCCAATTCTTGATTCGAAAACTTTCTTTGCTTCAATCAAAGGACAAACAATAAGTGTTTGCAGATTTTTATTTATCACCTCCGCTGAGATGATAACGGCATATCCAGTCGCTTTTTGGGGGTGTTCTCCATTGTCTTTTAGTTTGACCGAGACAATGTCGCCGCAATTATAGGAACTCATGCCGGCCAGGTTTCAGCTTCGACTCCAGCCCATTCATTCAAAACGCGGTTGTTTTTTCTTTCAAACAGTCGACAAGTCTCCGCTAATTGTGCATCTCTTTCTTCTTTTCGCTTTTCACTCAAATACAACTCAAACGCTTCGCGGCCAAATTCGGCAAAGGTGATGCCCATTTTGCTGACCCGATTTTCAATTTCTTTGCGAAGAGAATTTGGAATGTAGAGAACAAATCGATGGTTCGGTTTTACAGCTGATCTACGAGACATCTTTTACTCCATATAAAATAGTACTGAATACTGAGCAGAAAACTTTTACGGTTACTTGTAGATTGGTCTTCTCAAGCAGGTTTACCTGGAGAAGGGTTTTTTTTGTTTGTTATAACTAGTGATAATTAAAATACGGAGGTCTATCAAAAAGTTACAAACTGAACCTGGGGGTTTTAGAAGTTAGCTGGAAATTTTATGGTGTTAACCGTTCTGCAGCTTTTCTAGTAAAATGCAGATTGCTGAACAATGATTGTGCCTTGTTTAATTGGTTGATGAATTGAGCAATAGTAATTAATGGTTCCTGTTTTTGTAAAAGTTACTCCGAAAGTATCA comes from candidate division KSB1 bacterium and encodes:
- a CDS encoding type II toxin-antitoxin system PemK/MazF family toxin, coding for MSSYNCGDIVSVKLKDNGEHPQKATGYAVIISAEVINKNLQTLIVCPLIEAKKVFESRIGATFVPKGETDLDLNCVVLSLQIKTISKKRIQKRISVLPANYIHQIKESLQTVLEIDT